One window of Klebsiella quasivariicola genomic DNA carries:
- a CDS encoding LysR family transcriptional regulator, whose protein sequence is MDKLGAMQVYVSVVDSHGLARAAEVLGLPRSTVSRVIRELESWLGIQLLQRTTRKLSITAEGQRYYDECKRILTDIAAMESSFPTRSEQPGGRFKVGMPHSLARHCIIPGLPSFLRQYPGLEVMLCSSDNVEDIIREGYDCVIRTGRIEDSTTLVARPLPGFTWVVLAAPSYIDAFGKPQKLDELEKHHAVGYLNHRTGRTTEWFFTLDGGDRAIRMREVLIVDDTDAYIQAGIEGVGLIRVASYLAMPYLQSGELVSCLENSTSKLPLSLVYPYSRYIPPSVRAFYDWSRTMLSHPDNRQ, encoded by the coding sequence ATGGATAAACTGGGAGCAATGCAGGTCTATGTCAGCGTGGTGGACTCGCATGGCCTTGCAAGAGCGGCAGAAGTGCTTGGCCTGCCACGCTCTACGGTTTCCAGGGTTATCCGGGAGCTGGAGTCCTGGCTTGGTATCCAGCTTTTGCAGCGTACTACCCGCAAACTCAGCATCACGGCGGAGGGCCAGCGCTACTACGACGAATGCAAAAGGATCCTGACGGATATTGCGGCCATGGAGTCGTCTTTTCCCACCCGATCTGAGCAGCCAGGAGGCCGTTTCAAAGTGGGGATGCCCCATTCCCTCGCCCGACATTGCATTATCCCCGGGCTCCCGTCGTTTCTCCGCCAGTACCCCGGGCTGGAAGTGATGCTGTGCTCAAGCGATAATGTTGAGGATATCATCAGGGAAGGGTATGACTGCGTGATCCGTACTGGCAGGATCGAAGATTCAACAACCCTGGTTGCCCGCCCACTGCCTGGTTTTACCTGGGTCGTTCTGGCCGCGCCGTCTTATATTGATGCTTTCGGCAAGCCGCAAAAACTGGATGAACTGGAAAAGCATCACGCGGTTGGCTATCTGAATCACCGCACCGGACGCACAACTGAATGGTTTTTTACCCTTGATGGTGGGGATCGGGCGATCCGTATGAGAGAGGTGCTAATCGTTGACGATACCGATGCCTATATTCAGGCCGGGATAGAGGGGGTTGGGTTAATCCGTGTCGCCAGTTATCTGGCTATGCCGTACCTGCAAAGCGGGGAACTGGTCTCCTGTCTGGAGAACAGCACCTCTAAATTACCGCTATCCCTGGTATACCCCTATAGCCGTTATATACCACCGTCAGTTCGCGCTTTTTATGACTGGAGCAGAACGATGTTAAGTCACCCGGATAATCGTCAGTAA
- a CDS encoding flavin reductase family protein: protein MHDSLPAEKAYRILEAGPVILVSTRGTDGRTNLMTAGFHMMMQHAPPLVGVIIGPWDYSYQALSDTGECVLAVPPAGMAKTVVDIGNCSGETDDKFSRFGLTPVAAQSISAPLVDECLANLECRVVDDRQVRLYNLWVLEVRRIWLDSAWQELRLLHHQGDGRFSVDGEMLDLSDRMVKWRDLMN, encoded by the coding sequence ATGCATGACAGCCTGCCTGCGGAGAAAGCGTACCGTATTCTTGAAGCTGGTCCCGTTATTCTGGTATCCACGAGGGGGACAGATGGCCGAACGAATCTGATGACCGCAGGTTTTCACATGATGATGCAGCATGCCCCACCGCTGGTCGGTGTGATTATCGGCCCCTGGGATTACAGCTATCAGGCGCTGTCAGATACAGGGGAATGTGTTCTGGCTGTACCGCCAGCCGGGATGGCAAAGACCGTTGTGGACATCGGTAATTGCTCGGGGGAAACAGACGACAAATTTTCGCGTTTCGGCCTGACGCCCGTCGCCGCGCAATCGATCAGTGCGCCTCTGGTAGATGAATGCCTGGCTAACCTGGAGTGCAGAGTGGTGGATGACCGCCAGGTGCGGCTCTATAACCTGTGGGTGCTGGAAGTTCGGCGGATTTGGCTTGACAGCGCATGGCAGGAACTGCGCCTGCTCCACCATCAGGGCGATGGCCGTTTCAGTGTCGACGGAGAGATGCTTGACCTTAGTGACAGGATGGTAAAATGGCGCGACCTGATGAACTGA
- a CDS encoding SDR family oxidoreductase, giving the protein MQQQTSPAKVWFITGAARGIGLSLARQLLARGDAVAATSRTLTSLRQAFGDDNARLLALEVDLVNEASVQKAIDSTIAAFGRVDCVVNNAGYGQQGTIEALTDSELRRNFDVNVFAPLHVLRHALPHMRTRRSGHIFNVASIVGFQGGYAGWGSYVASKFALAGLTETLAAELAELNIRATVVYPGPVRTGFLSKETLVVAQRTISDYTEAQASLDLHLNGLDGKQAGNPDKVASLILQAASADTPPVHLFAGKIANTLAEQKMHAVSQDIDVWRSASDATDFEE; this is encoded by the coding sequence ATGCAACAACAAACCTCCCCTGCAAAAGTCTGGTTTATCACCGGCGCTGCTCGTGGTATTGGCCTTTCACTGGCACGCCAGTTACTGGCGCGAGGCGATGCCGTAGCCGCAACCTCCCGCACCCTGACCAGTCTGCGTCAGGCATTCGGCGACGATAACGCGCGACTGCTGGCGCTGGAGGTGGACCTGGTGAACGAAGCCAGCGTTCAAAAAGCCATCGACAGCACCATTGCCGCCTTCGGGCGCGTTGACTGTGTGGTCAACAACGCAGGCTACGGCCAGCAGGGCACCATTGAAGCATTAACCGACAGCGAATTGCGTCGCAATTTCGATGTTAACGTATTTGCTCCCCTGCATGTACTGCGCCATGCCCTGCCGCATATGCGTACGCGGCGCAGCGGCCATATCTTCAACGTGGCGTCGATCGTGGGCTTTCAGGGCGGTTACGCGGGCTGGGGCAGCTATGTCGCCAGCAAATTCGCACTGGCCGGTCTGACCGAAACCCTGGCGGCCGAACTGGCCGAGCTGAACATCAGAGCCACAGTGGTTTATCCAGGACCGGTGCGCACCGGGTTCCTGTCAAAGGAGACGCTGGTCGTGGCCCAGCGCACAATCTCTGATTATACCGAAGCTCAGGCCTCGCTGGACCTCCATCTGAACGGTCTGGACGGCAAACAGGCTGGCAATCCTGATAAAGTCGCTTCTCTGATACTGCAGGCGGCCAGTGCTGACACCCCACCCGTGCATCTTTTTGCAGGTAAGATTGCTAACACCCTTGCTGAACAAAAAATGCATGCAGTGAGTCAGGACATTGATGTCTGGCGAAGTGCGTCAGATGCCACGGATTTTGAAGAGTAA
- a CDS encoding SDR family NAD(P)-dependent oxidoreductase gives MSESGSFSRAMPFAGRVAIVTGAASGIGLATVELLHRQGARIVAVGRGDNVNALAREGIVPVVADVTQEASAELAVRTATEQFGRLDVLINNAGIIINQPVAEMTLREWNQVMAVNATGAFLFSREAMRPMMAAKSGAIVNIGSYACYQSFPGIAAYAASKGALAQLTRTLALEAIAHGIRVNAVGSGDAVTNITNTIQPDGQAYLAEHGRKAPVGRAAHPDEIAEVAAFLASDRASYIVGAVVMADGGMSVAIQ, from the coding sequence ATGTCAGAGTCAGGCTCTTTTTCCAGGGCTATGCCCTTTGCAGGCCGTGTTGCGATTGTCACCGGTGCCGCCAGCGGTATCGGCCTGGCGACCGTCGAACTGTTGCACCGCCAGGGCGCTCGTATCGTCGCAGTTGGCCGGGGGGATAATGTCAATGCGCTAGCACGTGAAGGCATTGTCCCCGTTGTCGCCGACGTGACTCAGGAAGCCAGTGCGGAACTGGCCGTGCGGACTGCAACAGAACAGTTCGGTCGCCTCGACGTCTTAATCAACAACGCTGGCATCATCATCAACCAGCCCGTGGCAGAAATGACGCTCAGGGAATGGAACCAGGTCATGGCTGTTAATGCCACGGGGGCATTCCTTTTTTCAAGGGAAGCCATGCGCCCAATGATGGCGGCAAAATCGGGTGCAATCGTTAATATTGGTTCTTACGCCTGTTATCAGTCTTTTCCCGGTATCGCCGCCTATGCAGCCTCCAAGGGGGCGCTGGCACAGTTAACCCGCACACTCGCGCTGGAGGCTATCGCTCACGGTATTCGTGTTAATGCAGTCGGTTCCGGAGATGCGGTGACAAACATCACGAATACAATCCAGCCCGACGGGCAGGCATATCTGGCAGAGCATGGTCGTAAAGCGCCTGTTGGTCGTGCAGCCCACCCCGATGAAATCGCAGAAGTAGCAGCCTTTCTGGCGTCAGACAGGGCCAGTTACATTGTCGGCGCAGTGGTTATGGCCGACGGTGGCATGAGTGTCGCCATTCAGTGA
- a CDS encoding SDR family oxidoreductase translates to MKTVVSETSKVVILTGASSGIGEATARHLSSKGHHLFIGARRMEKLTALATELRAMGGNVDAMAIDVTQPEDLQRIAARALEKHGRIDALINNAGVMPLSPLAALKVEEWNRMLDVNVRGVLHGIAAVLPIMQEQGYGHIINIASTGAYTVSPTAAVYCASKFAVRAISDGLRQETDAIRVTLVSPGGVESELADHITDETARTAMREFRRIALPPEPVAQAIAYAIEQPAGVDISELIVRPVASPH, encoded by the coding sequence ATGAAAACAGTGGTATCAGAAACGTCTAAGGTGGTCATTCTTACCGGTGCCAGTAGTGGTATAGGTGAGGCCACAGCCCGTCATCTTTCCAGTAAGGGGCATCATTTGTTTATCGGTGCCAGACGTATGGAAAAACTGACCGCACTGGCGACAGAATTGCGGGCAATGGGGGGTAATGTTGATGCCATGGCAATTGACGTCACGCAACCAGAAGATTTGCAACGCATCGCAGCCAGGGCGCTGGAGAAGCACGGACGCATTGACGCGCTCATAAATAACGCTGGCGTTATGCCACTCTCACCGCTGGCAGCGTTGAAGGTCGAAGAGTGGAACCGCATGCTGGATGTCAATGTTCGGGGCGTTCTGCACGGAATAGCCGCCGTCCTGCCGATCATGCAGGAGCAGGGTTATGGCCACATCATTAATATTGCCTCCACAGGCGCGTATACGGTCTCGCCCACAGCCGCTGTCTATTGCGCCAGCAAGTTTGCCGTGCGCGCTATTTCTGACGGACTGCGACAGGAGACCGACGCGATCCGGGTGACGCTGGTCAGCCCGGGGGGGGTCGAGTCAGAACTTGCCGATCATATTACGGACGAAACAGCCCGGACTGCCATGCGCGAATTCCGGCGCATCGCCTTACCTCCGGAGCCCGTGGCGCAGGCAATCGCCTATGCCATCGAACAACCCGCTGGCGTTGATATCAGCGAACTCATCGTCCGCCCTGTGGCCAGTCCTCATTAA
- a CDS encoding AraC family transcriptional regulator gives MPERLPSISQQSEMAAMICQLAPHEGHTRTLLDGVRLMRADGALGRTPVLYEPGIVIVCQGHKRGYLADRVYHYDPLHYLVLSVPLPFSSETDASPAEPFLAVSIRLDMTAVADLVMAVDHHATASGSPVGIVSTPLDDTLADTTVRLLKVLFSPLEARVLGPGIVRELIFRVLLGEQGGAIRAALACHGNFGRIARTLRRIHLDYARPLDVASLAHEAGLSVPAFHAHFKAVAATSPIQYIKSVRLHQARLMMIRDNVTAAGAAARVGYESASQFNREFKRLFGRSPGEETRKMRTAFALMEPAQLEAATSTH, from the coding sequence ATGCCAGAAAGATTGCCCTCCATATCTCAACAGTCCGAAATGGCGGCTATGATTTGCCAGCTCGCCCCACATGAAGGTCACACCCGTACGTTGCTGGATGGCGTGCGTCTGATGCGTGCTGACGGTGCGCTGGGGCGTACCCCCGTGTTGTACGAACCAGGCATTGTTATTGTCTGTCAGGGGCACAAAAGAGGTTACCTGGCTGACAGGGTTTACCACTACGACCCTTTGCACTACCTGGTGCTGTCAGTACCTCTGCCATTTTCAAGCGAGACAGATGCCAGCCCGGCAGAACCTTTTCTTGCTGTGTCCATTCGGCTGGATATGACAGCTGTGGCAGACCTGGTTATGGCTGTCGATCACCATGCCACTGCATCAGGTTCACCCGTTGGCATTGTCTCCACACCACTTGACGACACGCTGGCAGATACGACAGTTCGTCTTCTGAAGGTATTATTTTCACCACTTGAAGCGCGGGTTCTGGGGCCGGGGATTGTGCGGGAGCTGATTTTTCGTGTGCTGCTGGGTGAACAGGGCGGAGCCATTCGTGCTGCGCTGGCCTGCCATGGCAACTTTGGACGTATTGCACGTACGTTACGGCGTATCCACCTCGATTACGCCCGTCCACTGGATGTGGCTTCACTTGCGCACGAAGCTGGCCTGAGCGTTCCGGCTTTTCATGCGCATTTCAAAGCCGTGGCGGCGACTTCTCCCATTCAGTACATCAAGTCAGTACGTCTTCATCAGGCGCGACTGATGATGATACGGGACAACGTTACTGCAGCAGGGGCAGCAGCTCGGGTCGGCTACGAAAGTGCGTCGCAGTTCAATCGGGAGTTCAAAAGACTGTTTGGTCGCAGTCCCGGAGAGGAGACACGTAAAATGCGCACGGCATTCGCACTGATGGAACCTGCGCAACTCGAAGCAGCGACATCGACACACTAA
- a CDS encoding Rrf2 family transcriptional regulator yields MRKDHRLSRALHVLIHMDKIRDPVTSEDIASMINTNPVVVRRLFQGLKQAGIIHSEKGHGGGWTLQKPLGDITLLQVFHAIGSTELFSIGWATEHDKCQIEDAVNNEISDTLEEARRLITNRFAELTLDKLVPEVLKHK; encoded by the coding sequence ATGAGAAAAGACCACCGGCTGTCCCGTGCATTACACGTGCTGATACATATGGATAAAATCCGCGATCCCGTTACCTCCGAAGATATAGCCTCGATGATCAATACGAATCCGGTTGTGGTCAGACGCCTTTTCCAGGGGCTCAAACAGGCGGGTATCATTCATTCTGAAAAAGGGCATGGAGGTGGCTGGACACTCCAGAAACCTCTCGGAGACATCACTCTCCTTCAGGTTTTCCACGCTATTGGCAGCACTGAACTTTTTTCAATAGGCTGGGCGACTGAACATGACAAATGCCAGATAGAGGATGCAGTTAACAATGAAATAAGTGATACGCTTGAAGAGGCGAGACGTCTGATTACGAACCGCTTTGCTGAACTTACCCTTGATAAGCTTGTGCCGGAAGTCCTTAAACATAAATAA
- a CDS encoding efflux RND transporter permease subunit produces MKVSKFFIDRPVFAGVLSALFILAGIIAIFRLPVSEYPPVVPPSVIVHAQYPGANATTIAQTVAAPIEETVNGVENMLYMQSLSNEDGNLYLTVTFKLGTDPDQAQQWVQNRVSQALPRLPEDVQRLGVTTNKSSPNITLAVHMISPDGRYNDNYISNYAIRNIKDQLSRIEGVGQVSVWGPGGYAMRIWLNPDAMAARGLTTSDVASAIREQNAQSPVGSVGAAPMAEETPLQLSVNASGRLKTAEEFGNIVLHARQDTRTTLLKDVTRIELAAENYAMRTYLDKKPAVALAIQESPGANALEIASRVSRTMEELKKQFPEGLDYQIVYNPTKSVRAGIEAVLHTLFEAILLVVLVVFLFLQTWRASVIPLLAVPVSITGTMAFLYLFGFSINALSLFGLVLAIGIVVDDAIVVVENVERNIERGMTPYHAACKAMQEVSSPIIAIALTLSAVFVPLAFMSGLTGRFYQQFAVTIAVSTIISAINSLTLSPALSAMLLKSRDSDSDWLTRIMHRSCGRFFTVFNRLFNSSARRYEKGVGALGQRKILIMVIYGILLAITLLLGRSVPGGFIPAQDKEYLISFVQLPAGASLSRTDRVLEKMNEIARSEPGVSSTSSYAGLSVNGTTTSPGSGLTFVLLKPFEQRPGISADDVAASLNARYQSLPGADFAAVFPAPPVMGLGSLGGFKLQLEDRGNIGYDGMAEVLRRFQAEAAKSPVLTPLFSTYQNNSPQINVDIDRNRAKQLGVNISDITETLQSYLGSYYINDFNIIGRVYQVRMQADAEFRATPEDILKLQTRNADGNMVPLSAIARIEPTHGPELVTRYNGFTAVDLSGAPAPGYSSSQAMEEIERIAMKTLPPGVEYEWTDLTYQQILAGNSAVWIFPLCVLLVFLVLAAQYESLTLPLAVIMIVPMSILSALTGVWLTHGDNNIFTQIGFIVLVGLASKNAILIVEFARELELSGKSAFNAVKEACRLRLRPILMTSLAFIMGVIPLMVSHGAGAEMRQAIGISVFFGMLGVTLFGLFMTPVFYLLARQISGKPLHSATLPDAPEEQPITEQASD; encoded by the coding sequence ATGAAAGTATCAAAATTCTTTATCGACAGGCCGGTTTTTGCTGGAGTACTGTCTGCGTTGTTCATTCTGGCAGGGATTATCGCCATATTTCGTCTACCGGTATCGGAATACCCACCGGTTGTCCCCCCATCCGTTATCGTTCATGCCCAGTATCCTGGAGCCAATGCCACTACGATTGCACAGACGGTTGCAGCTCCAATAGAGGAAACTGTGAACGGCGTAGAGAATATGCTGTATATGCAGTCACTTTCAAATGAGGATGGCAATCTCTATCTGACAGTGACCTTCAAACTGGGCACAGATCCCGATCAGGCTCAGCAATGGGTGCAGAACCGGGTGTCGCAGGCTCTGCCCCGGTTACCTGAAGATGTCCAGCGACTGGGTGTCACAACGAATAAAAGCTCGCCGAATATCACACTTGCCGTTCATATGATATCGCCTGATGGCAGATATAACGATAATTACATCAGTAATTACGCCATACGTAACATCAAAGACCAGCTCTCGCGTATTGAGGGAGTTGGCCAAGTATCAGTATGGGGCCCCGGTGGTTACGCGATGCGAATCTGGCTTAATCCTGATGCTATGGCTGCTCGCGGACTGACGACATCAGATGTCGCCTCTGCTATCCGTGAACAAAACGCCCAGTCACCAGTGGGAAGCGTTGGCGCAGCCCCTATGGCGGAAGAAACACCGTTACAGTTGTCAGTTAATGCCAGCGGTCGGCTTAAAACGGCTGAAGAATTTGGCAACATTGTGCTTCATGCCCGACAGGATACCAGAACGACATTATTGAAGGATGTCACCCGTATTGAACTGGCCGCTGAAAATTATGCCATGCGTACTTACCTGGATAAAAAGCCTGCGGTAGCGCTGGCCATACAGGAGTCTCCGGGCGCAAATGCTCTGGAAATTGCCTCACGGGTAAGTCGCACAATGGAAGAGCTGAAAAAACAGTTCCCCGAAGGACTGGATTACCAGATAGTTTACAATCCAACCAAATCAGTCAGGGCGGGTATAGAAGCTGTGCTTCATACTCTTTTTGAGGCCATACTCCTCGTGGTACTGGTTGTTTTTCTTTTCCTCCAGACCTGGCGCGCCTCAGTCATTCCTCTGCTGGCTGTTCCCGTTTCGATAACCGGCACAATGGCATTTCTGTACCTTTTTGGGTTTTCAATCAATGCCCTGAGCCTTTTTGGCCTCGTCCTGGCTATTGGCATTGTCGTTGATGATGCCATTGTTGTTGTTGAAAATGTAGAAAGAAACATAGAAAGAGGCATGACGCCATATCATGCCGCCTGCAAGGCTATGCAGGAAGTCAGTAGTCCCATTATTGCGATCGCGCTGACGCTGAGTGCCGTATTTGTTCCGCTGGCTTTTATGAGTGGCCTGACCGGGAGGTTTTATCAGCAGTTTGCAGTGACAATAGCAGTTTCAACGATTATCTCCGCTATTAACTCCCTTACGCTCTCACCGGCTCTCTCTGCCATGCTGCTGAAGTCACGTGATTCAGACAGCGACTGGCTTACGCGCATTATGCATCGTAGTTGTGGACGGTTCTTTACTGTTTTCAACCGCCTGTTCAACAGTAGTGCCAGGCGATATGAAAAAGGTGTTGGCGCGCTTGGCCAGCGCAAGATTCTGATTATGGTGATTTATGGCATTCTGCTGGCAATTACGCTGTTACTGGGCAGGTCTGTACCTGGGGGGTTTATCCCTGCTCAGGATAAAGAATACCTTATCAGTTTTGTGCAGCTTCCTGCTGGCGCATCATTGTCCAGAACAGACCGGGTACTGGAAAAAATGAATGAAATAGCACGAAGTGAGCCAGGAGTATCTTCCACATCTTCTTATGCTGGATTGTCTGTAAACGGCACCACCACAAGCCCTGGTTCCGGTCTGACATTTGTCCTCCTCAAGCCTTTTGAGCAACGGCCTGGCATCAGCGCAGATGATGTTGCCGCCTCTCTGAATGCCAGATATCAGTCACTTCCTGGCGCAGATTTTGCGGCCGTTTTCCCGGCACCACCCGTTATGGGTCTGGGTTCCCTGGGGGGATTCAAATTGCAGCTTGAAGACAGAGGAAATATCGGTTACGACGGAATGGCCGAAGTACTTCGACGCTTTCAGGCAGAAGCAGCTAAATCACCTGTGCTGACGCCACTTTTTTCAACATACCAGAATAATTCTCCACAAATTAATGTCGATATTGACCGTAATCGCGCCAAACAACTTGGGGTGAACATCAGTGATATCACCGAGACATTACAATCCTATCTTGGCTCATATTATATAAATGATTTCAATATAATAGGTCGTGTATATCAGGTAAGAATGCAGGCCGACGCAGAGTTCAGGGCGACCCCGGAGGATATACTGAAACTACAGACCCGAAATGCCGATGGCAATATGGTACCGCTGTCTGCCATAGCCCGTATTGAGCCGACACACGGTCCTGAGCTGGTTACCCGTTATAACGGTTTTACAGCGGTCGATCTTAGTGGCGCTCCTGCTCCAGGCTATTCTTCAAGTCAGGCGATGGAAGAGATTGAACGTATAGCGATGAAAACACTTCCACCCGGCGTAGAGTATGAGTGGACAGACCTGACCTACCAGCAAATTCTTGCAGGCAACAGTGCCGTCTGGATTTTTCCACTCTGTGTATTATTGGTATTCTTGGTACTGGCTGCCCAGTATGAAAGCCTTACGCTCCCTTTGGCTGTCATTATGATTGTCCCAATGAGTATCCTTTCTGCACTTACCGGGGTGTGGCTGACTCATGGGGACAATAATATCTTTACGCAAATTGGATTTATCGTCCTGGTCGGGCTCGCATCTAAAAATGCCATTCTTATCGTTGAATTTGCCCGTGAACTTGAGCTTTCAGGTAAGTCTGCCTTTAACGCGGTGAAAGAGGCATGCCGTCTCAGGCTGCGTCCAATTCTGATGACCTCACTGGCTTTCATCATGGGTGTAATCCCCCTGATGGTATCGCATGGAGCAGGCGCTGAGATGCGTCAGGCAATTGGGATATCAGTATTCTTTGGCATGCTCGGCGTCACCCTTTTTGGCTTGTTTATGACCCCCGTGTTCTACCTGTTAGCCCGACAAATATCAGGGAAACCACTGCACTCGGCCACTTTACCGGACGCGCCTGAGGAACAGCCGATAACAGAACAGGCTTCAGACTAA
- a CDS encoding efflux RND transporter periplasmic adaptor subunit, producing the protein MTVSFKLRMLCLTGTLAVIGLFLSKQSVIPGAYALETSNFKTVRTTSAVVHTVNDWVEFSGKLEATDEVTVRSKVTGSIVDVKFRDGQLVRKGDILFIIDPAPYKTELARARAAYAQAKAKQDLALLDLSRGKKLIGTHAISQRDYDVLNNAARESKAAREIAEAEVESARLSESYTRITAPVTGRISRAELTVGNLVAAGIDSPVLASIVALDPLYVAFNADERTYLNYIDKLSNKDKPEVLVGLADEKDYPHKAILHSVDNHLSTETGTIRMRALLDNPTSRLLPGLQARVRLQASKSYTAVMIDQTLIRTDQDRRYVLVVGNNDKVEYRPLELGNRQGELIVVKKGLNKGDRVISDGAQLVSPGETVVVSKDESPSSKSREGNKSS; encoded by the coding sequence ATGACTGTATCGTTCAAACTTCGCATGTTGTGCTTAACCGGTACACTGGCTGTCATCGGGCTGTTCCTTTCAAAACAGAGCGTCATACCCGGCGCGTATGCACTTGAGACATCAAACTTTAAAACGGTGCGAACTACGTCCGCAGTTGTTCATACGGTAAACGACTGGGTCGAATTCTCGGGAAAACTGGAAGCCACCGATGAGGTCACTGTACGTTCAAAAGTTACAGGCTCGATTGTGGATGTTAAGTTCAGGGATGGTCAGTTGGTCAGGAAAGGCGATATTTTATTTATTATCGATCCAGCCCCTTATAAGACTGAACTGGCCCGGGCTCGTGCAGCATACGCGCAGGCAAAAGCGAAGCAGGACTTGGCATTGCTGGATCTGTCCCGGGGTAAAAAACTTATCGGGACCCATGCTATCTCACAGCGCGATTATGACGTTCTGAACAATGCCGCCCGGGAATCGAAAGCAGCCAGGGAGATTGCCGAAGCTGAGGTCGAGAGCGCCAGGCTCAGCGAAAGCTATACCCGGATCACCGCACCGGTAACTGGCCGTATTTCCAGAGCAGAACTGACAGTCGGTAATCTGGTCGCAGCCGGTATTGACAGTCCGGTTCTTGCATCCATTGTTGCTCTTGATCCCTTGTATGTCGCTTTTAATGCGGATGAACGAACCTATCTTAATTATATCGACAAGCTTTCAAATAAAGACAAACCTGAAGTGCTGGTAGGACTGGCCGATGAAAAAGATTATCCACATAAAGCCATTCTTCATTCTGTGGATAATCATCTCAGTACTGAAACCGGCACTATCAGGATGCGCGCACTTCTTGATAATCCAACATCAAGGTTGCTTCCCGGTTTACAGGCTCGGGTCAGACTCCAGGCAAGCAAATCTTATACAGCAGTAATGATTGACCAGACACTGATCCGCACCGACCAGGACAGACGCTATGTTCTGGTAGTCGGAAACAATGACAAAGTTGAATATCGCCCCCTCGAACTGGGAAACAGACAGGGGGAACTGATTGTTGTGAAAAAAGGCCTCAATAAGGGTGACAGAGTTATTTCCGATGGGGCGCAGTTGGTCAGTCCCGGTGAAACAGTCGTTGTCAGCAAAGACGAATCCCCTTCTTCAAAATCCCGGGAAGGAAATAAGTCATCATGA